From Bradyrhizobium sp. 4:
AGGCCGCTGCGCGCGATGCCGAAGCCAAGATCGAACGCGGCCGCCGTGTCGACGCCATCACCAGCAAATTCGAAGCCATGATCGGCGAGGTGGTCGGGACCGTGTCCTCGGCCTCGACCGAGCTCGAGGCCTCCGCCTCGACGCTGACCAACACCGCGCAGCGCGGACAGGAACTCGCGACCGTCGTCGCGGCCGCCTCCGAGGAAGCCTCGACCAACGTCCAGGCGGTGGCATCCGCTTCGGAGGAGCTGTCGTCCTCCATCACCGAGATCAGCCGCCGCGTGCAGGACTCGGCGCGAATGGCCGCTGAGGCCGTCGAGCAGGCGACGCGGACCAACGACCGCGTCAATGCGCTGTCGCAGGCTGCCTCCCGCATCGGCGATGTCGTCGAGCTCATCAACACCATCGCGGGCCAGACCAATCTGCTGGCGCTGAATGCGACCATCGAGGCCGCACGTGCCGGCGAAGCGGGCCGCGGATTCGCGGTCGTCGCGTCCGAGGTCAAGGCATTGGCTGAGCAGACTGCGAAAGCAACGGGCGAGATCGGGGCGCAGGTCGCGGGCATCCAGGCGGCGACGCAGGAATCGGTCAGTGCCATCCAGGAGATCGGCGGCACCATCGAGCGGCTGTCCGAGGTGGCTGCAGCCATTGCCGCTGCCGTCGAGGAGCAGGGCGCCGCCACGCAGGAAATCTCGCGTAACGTGCAGCAGGCCTCGGTCGGCACGCAGGAGGTCTCGTCGAACATCACGAACGTGCAGCGCGGCGCGATCGAGACTGGCGAGGCTTCCACCGAGGTACTGTCGGCGGCGAAATCGCTGGCGACGGACAGCACCCGTCTCAAGGTCGAGGTCGCGCAATTCCTGGAATCGGTTCGCGCGGCCTGATCCTCACATGCTCGTCTGCGGAGCCGGCGGCGGTGCGACCTGCCGCCGGAACAGGATGCGCTGGTAGAGCCAGCCGATCGCGACCAGCACGATGCCGAGGCACATGAACGACAGCGCGCGGTAGACGCCTGTCAGCGTCGACATGTCGATGACGAACGCCTTCAGGATCGTCAACGCGATCACGACCGCCGACGCCAGCCGCGCCCGCTCGGAATTGACGAGAATGCCGACGCCCAGCAGCACCACGCCGAAGCCGAGCCAGCCGATCGAATAGGTATATTGCTCGGCGCCCGTCGTCGCCCCGCTGGAGAGGATCGGACCGTGATAGAAGCGGCGGATCTCCAGCGTGACATAGGCCAACGCGAACAGCAGCGCACCGCCCGCAATCGTGTTGGCGTAGGCCTTGCCGCGTTCGCCGGCCACGGCATAGGACAGCAGCAGCATCAGCACCGCTGGCAGCGCGTAGCCGAGCAGCAGCAGGTTGAACACGGCGCCGCCGACGTCGGTGCGCCACAGCAGCGGGTTCTCCAGGATCAAGAGGCCGAACACGCTGACGAGCCCGCCGATCGCCGTGAGCACGACCGCGCCGACATTGTGCACGATGCTGCGGCTGCGCTGCCGCAGACGCTCCAGCCCGATCGCCATGGCGAGCGCGACGCAGGCCTGCAGCGCGCATTCGAGCAGCGACGGTGCTGACGTCACGTCGCCGCCGGTCGCAAAATGGCGGATCTCCATGAAGGCGAGCAGCGCGGTGAACAGGATAGCGGCGCTCTCGACCATGCGCAGCGGGGCGTCGTCGGCGCGTCGGCGAAGGAACAGGCTCGCTGCCCAGAACGATGCCGCCGGCAGTCCGTAGCCCCACAACAGCCAGTTGAAGATCGGCGTGGTTCCGACGGCGTCGCCGACGATGCGCGGATCATAGCCGATACGTGCGGTGACGAGGCCGGCGAAGATCGCGGCCAGCCAGCGCAGGAACGGGATTGGCCGCTGCATCGAGATCCAGGCGGTGCCGAGCGACATCAGCGCCAGTGAGATCGTGAGCCAGCCCTTCTCCAGCGCAAATGTCAGCGCCAGCGCCAACGCACCGAGCGTGCCGGTCGCGAACAAGGCCGTGGAAATCATGGCGCCCGGCCGGGTCTCGCGGCGCGCAAGGGCTTCGGTGGCAGCACCAAAGGCGGCGGCGAGCAGCACCGCGAGGATGGCGAACGGAATCGAGCGGTCGAGATGCGCGATGCGTGCGTAGAGCGCGACCAGGATCGCGATCGGCGTCGCGACAGCCGCGACCGACCACACCACTGGAATGATCGCCGAGTTCGAACGGCCCTGCGCGAGGAAGCCCGCGATGCCGAAGCCGGCGGCGAAGATCGCCGCCATCACCAGATGCAGCGTCACCGCAGTGTCGATCGCCGTCGGTGCGATGCCGGCGATGGGGCCGCCCGGCAGCACCAGCATGTCGGGATTGGCGCGCACCGCCCATTCGGCGAACACGACGAAGACGGTTGCGGCGGCTGCGCCGAGCGCGCCGGTGGTCGCCGGCGCGCGCCAGGCGACAAGCAGCGTCGCGCCGACCAGCAGCGCGAAGGCGATCAGCGCCAGGTCCGCATGCGCGCTCGACAGCACGATCAGCATCGCGCCGAACAGATAGGCGCCGAGCGAGCCCGACGAGACCGGTTCGATCTCGCCGTCCTGGATCGTCGGGCCGAACATGAAGCCGCAGACCACGAGAAGAGCGGCAAGAACGAAGCCTGCGATCACATGGAAAGCGTGCGGCGCGACCTGCAAGTCGCCGGTATCGAGCCCCGGGAAGATCCAGAGCACGGCGAAGGCGATGGTGGTGACTGCAAGCCAGCGCCACAACCGGATACGGGCGAGGCCGAAGCTCGCAGCGGTGACGATCGCGAGATAGATGTAGAGCGCCCAATAGTCCGGCTTGCCGCTGGAGACGAGGATCGGCGTCACGAACGCGCCGACCACGCCGAGGCCCGCGAGCGCGGGCCCGTGCAGCAGCGCCGCGGCCAGCGTGCCGAGCGCAACGAGGCCGAGCAGCACGAAGGCGGTCGCGGGGACGAGGAAGCCATAGAGCGCGTAAGCTGCGTAGATGGTCGCAAATGCCACCGCCGTACCGGCAGCGGTGAGGATCGCGGGAATGTTGGCGATCGGCAGCGCGGCGATATTGGAGATGCTCTCTTTGCGGCGTGACCATTCGCCGGCCCCCAGCAGCGCCAGCGCGAATACGCCGCCAAGGAACACGCGCACGCCGGGGCCGACGAGGCCGGCCTCGATCGAATAGCGCACCATGAAGAAGCCGCCGAGCGCGAGCGCAAGGCCGCCGATCCACACCACCCAGCGCGTGCCGAGCCGTTCCTCGAAGCCGGGCGCGGGTGCGGGCAGCGGCGGCGCGTCGGCCTCGGTGTTCGCTGCGAGCGGTGGCGGCGAAACATCCTCGGGGACGAGCGGGGGCGGCGCCTCGGCTCCTGGTTCGGCTTGGGGCACAAGTGGCGGCGGCGCTGCGGAAGTCGTCGCGGACGCTTCAGCCCACACATCTGCCGGGATCCGCGGCGGCTGCACGGGCCGTTGCGCGTGGAACGTCTCTTCGAGCGAGCTTAGCCGTCGTCGCAGCTCAGACGCTTGGCTGGAGGCCTTAATCGCGATGATGAAAGCGATGACCGCAATGATCAGCGCGAAGACGTCAAACGGGCCGTCAGACATAAAGCCTCCAGGCAATCGGCGGGCAGGGGCCGATCACGCATATATCGGGTTAGCGCCGGGAGCGTACGCGCAAGCCCGGCGCGGGCCGCTCCTGGAGCACGTCGCGACGGAAGCGGTAGAGCGCCGCCGGACGTCCGCCCGTCTGTGTCGACATCACCCCGGTCGGTTCGACCAGGGCTTCCATTTCGACCAGGCGGCGGAAATTTTGTTTGTGCAGGTGTCGGCCGGAGATCGCCTCCACCGTATACTGCAATTCCGTGAGTGTGAACTCGGCGGGCAAAAGTTCAAAGACCACAGGACGATACTTCAGTTTGGCACGCAGTCGCGCGATCGCTGTCGCAAGAATCCGGCGGTGGTCGAAGCGCATGAATGTGCCGAGCGCGGACAGGGCCTTGCGCGCTAATGCCGCAGGGCGGCCGTCGCGCCGTGCTTCCTCGACCAGCCCGGCCTCATACAGGAGCTCGTAGCGGTCGAGCACGCGCTCCTCGTCCCAGGACGCGCCGTCCAGACCGAAATAGAACCGCACCCGATCCTTGCGCGGCAATGCGCGCGTCGTCTCCGGCGTCTCCTCTTCGGCCCACTCGGTCAATGCCGGGATGATGTCGTCCGCGATGATCGCGGGCGGGCCCTCTCGCCGGTCCTCCCAAGGCAGGAAGCGATACCATGGCGCGAAGCTCGCACTCGTGGCTGCCAGTTCGCCGCCGATGGCGCGCGTCAGTGCGAGATAGCCGATCGACACCATGTGCGCGCCGGTGTCGCCGGCCTCGGCATGCCGGCCGCGATCGCCAAACGTGTAGAGCTGTTCGACATAGCCGAGCCGCAGCCCCGTCTGTTCCTCGACCCAGGCCCGCAGGCCGATCTCGAAAGTGCGATGGCTCGGCGCATCGAACGGGCCGAACGGCAGGCCCGCCAGTCCGTCACTGTCGCGCGCGGTGAGGATCAGCGGCTCGTGATCCTCGATCGCGACGATCGCGGCAGTCAGGCCGATCTCGATCGGCGTCAGCAGCTTTTCGCTCATGCGATGGCGATCGCAACTGTCATTCGAGCTCGATCACGAAGGGGCGGCCCTCGACCATCATCGCGCCCGGGCCCATCTCGTCGAGTGCGCGCAGCATGCGGCCGTTGCGGCCCAGCGCACGGTCGGCAAGGCCGACGATGCGGCGGTTCGGCGAGGCGATCGGGGAAGCTGCCCGGATCTTCTTCGCGATCTCGGTCTCGTCGCGATCCGGATTGAGTGCGCACACGGCGGCAAAGGCGCTCGCGGTGGAGCGGCTGATGCCAGCATAGCAATGCACCACCAGCGGCGCGTCGCGGTCCCAGCCGCGCACGAAGTTCAGCACCTGCTCGATATGCGTTTCCGATGGCGCGACGAAGCCGTCCATCTCCTCGGTGATGTCGTCCATCGACACCTTGAGATGGTTGGCCGGCAGCACCGACACCGGCCGGGCCACCTGCTCGACATTGGCCATCACGGTCAGCACGTGGCTGGCCTTGGTGAGGCGGACGGTTTCGGGAAGGGCGGCGAGAGAACAGACGTGGATCATGGCGGACCTTTTTCCGCAGATTATAGCGAGCGTTGGCGCGGTGGGCAAAGCGAAGCGTACCCACCACTTTCGTCTCATTGCGCAAAATCAGTGGGGCGGCGCAAGGGCCCCATTGCCCGCCCTGCAGGACCTACGCAAATACGGCGCCAAACCGCTCCAAAAACTGCTTCTCGGCCCGGGCAGCCGTCCAGGGGGTGAGATAATCGCGCCGGACGCTGTCTGAGAGGCCGGGATTCTTGCCGAACAGGCGCCTGGCCTCGCTCTCGCTGAAGCCGGCGAGCGTCGTCGCCTCCAGATAGGCCGCGCCGCGATCGGCGGCCTTGATCGCCAGCGTGATCTCCTCCGGCAGTACCGGCGGCAGGCCAAAGCGGATGTGGATGGCGCCGAGCAGGCGTTTCTCGACCGCCTTGTAATGACCGTCGAGCACAGCCTTGAACGGCGAGATCATGTCGCCGATCACGTATTCGGGTGCGTCATGCAGGAGCGCGGCGAGCCGCACGCGCAGATCCACGCGCGGGTTCTCGTGCCGCATCACGGTTTCGACCAGTAGCGTGTGCTGCGCGACCGAGAAGATGTGCGCGCCAATGGTCTGGCCGTTCCAGCGGGCGACACGCGCCAGCCCATGCGCGACGTCGGCGATTTCGATATCGAGCGGGGAGGGATCGAGCAAATCGAGCCGCCGGCCCGACAGCATGCGTTGCCAGGCGCGGGTGTCGGCGCCGCGTTCCGTCTTCTTCACGCTCATTTGGCCTTGAGGCGCTGCTTGCGCTGCGTCTTGCCGCAGCTCGCGTGACAATGGCAGTCGACGAGATGATCGTTGACCATGCCGGTCGCCTCCATGAAGGCATAGACGATGGTCGGGCCGACGAACTTGAAGCCGCGCGAGGACAGCTCCTTGGAGATCTGCATGGAGAGCGGCGTCGAGGCCGGCACGCTCGCGGTGGTCTTGAAATGATTGACCTTGGGCTTTCCGTCCATGAAGTCCCACAGGAATCTCGAGAAGCCGGGGCCCTTCTCCATGATGCCGAGATAGGATTTCGCGCTCGATATCGCGCCGTCGATCTTGGCCTTGTTGCGCACGATGCCGGCATCGTTCATCAGCGCGTGAACTTTCTTCTCGTTGTAGCGTGCGATCTTTTCCGGCTGGAAATCGTCGAAGGCTTTGCGGAAATTGTCGCGCTTGCGCAGGATCGTGATCCAGGACAGGCCGGCCTGGAAACCGTCGAGGATCAGCTTCTCATAGAGCGCGCGGTCGTCGTATTCCGGCACGCCCCATTCGGTGTCGTGATAGGCGACGTAGAGCGGATCTTCGCCGGGCCAGGGGCAACGCGTCTTTCCGTCGGGATGCAGGCGGGGAGCACGGCTCATGCGATGGGTTGCTTCGTTGGAATGCGCACGACGCCTGGTTCCGCAAGCCTCACAGCGAGGCCACCGGCAGTCAGCGCCTGTCCTGCATCGAGCGCATCAGCGACGCGGTCGATGCGCACCAGCGCGATACCCTTGCCCTGCGCCGACGAGCCCATCGTGCCGACCGGCTTGTCGCCGGCGAGAACGCTGACGCCGGGCTCGGGCGAGGAGTTCTCGAGCAGCACCTTGACGCTACGGGTGCGCGCGGTGCCGCGATGCTGCATGCGCGAGACGACCTCCTGGCCGACATAGCAGCCCTTGTCGAAATCGACGCCGGAAAGGCGGTCCATGTTGGTCTCGTGCGGGAACGCATCGCTGTACGTGAAATCGAGCCCGCCGCGCGGCACGCCGAGCGCGATGCGGTGGGCCTCGTAGGCGGCGGCGTCGACCATCTCGGCGCCGATCAGATCGGACAGCTTCTGTTTGAGATCTTCGGGAATCAGGATGCGGGTGCCGAGGTCCTCATTGCGCGGATCGGCGAAGGCGAGGTCGAGTTGGGCCGCAGGCTTGCCGTCCCAGGCCGCGAGCACGCCGAGATCCTCGGACAGGTTTTCCACCGTGACCCTGGCGCGCAGCTTGTAGAATTTCAGCTTGGTGGCGAGGCCGTCGGCAAGCGGCTTCGGGCAATCGATCAGGAACCCACCGCCATGGCCGGCAGGCGCTTCCGTGATCAGGAAATCCACGATGATCTTGCCCTGCGGCGTCAGCAGCGCGCCGAATCGGCCCAGGCCCGGTTTCAGCTTGTCGACATCGGTCGTGACGAGGCCATTGAGGAAGTTGCGCGCATCCTCGCCCGCGACCTTGATCACGCCCCGGTCCGGAAGAAACGCTGATTTCATACGAAAATCTCTTGCGACATGTTGCTCCGGAACGTAAGCCCGCAAGGCAAAAACGACAAGACCTCAAGCCCTGCGCTTGGGGACGAGAGAGGCCTTCAGCCATGACCCAGCGTTTCGACGTGATCCTCAAGGGCGGCACTGTCGTCAACCAGGACGGCGAGGGAGCCCGCGATATCGGCGTCGTCAACGGCCGCATTGCCGAGATCGGCGCGCTGTCGCAGGCTTCCGCCGCGGAGGTGATCGACTGCAAGGGTCTGCACATCCTGCCCGGCGTGATGGACACGCAGGTGCATTTCCGTGAGCCCGGGCTGGAGCAGAAGGAAGACCTCGAGACCGGCTCGCGCAGCGCCGTGATGGGCGGCGTCACCGCCGTGTTCGAGATGCCGAACACCTCGCCATTGACCGTGACCGAGGCCACCTTCACCGACAAGGTGAAGCGCGCCCATCACCGCATGCATTGCGACTTCGCCTTCTTCATCGGCGGCACCCGCGAGAATGTGCAGGATCTGCCGGTGCTGGAGCGGGCGCCAGGTTGCGCCGGCGTCAAAGTGTTCATCGGCTCCTCGACCGGCGCGCTCTTGGTGGAGGACGACGAGAGCCTGCGCCGCATCTTCCAGGTGATCCGCCGCCGCGCCGCGTTCCACGCCGAGGACGAATACCGTCTTAATGAACGCAAGCCGCTGCGCATCGAGGGCGACACGCGTTCGCACCCGGTGTGGCGCGACGAGACCGCGGCGCTGATGGCGACGCAGCGGCTGGTCAAGCTCGCGCACGAGACCGGCAAGCGCATCCACGTGCTGCACATCTCGACCAAGGAAGAGATCGAATTTTTGCGCGACCACAAGGATGTCGCGTCCTGCGAGGCGACGCCGCATCATCTCACGCTGGTCGCGCCCGAATGCTACGAGCGGCTCGGCACGCTGGCGCAGATGAACCCGCCCGTGCGCGGCGCCGATCACCGCGCCGGGATCTGGCGCGGCATCGAGCAGGGCATCATCGACGTGCTCGGCTCCGACCACGCCCCGCATACGCTTGAAGAGAAACAGAAGACCTATCCGGCCTCGCCCTCCGGCATGACCGGTGTGCAGACGCTGGTGCCGCTCATGCTCGACCACGTCAATGCCGGCCGCCTGTCGCTGGCAAGGTTCGTCGATCTCACCAGCACCGGCCCCGCGCGCCTCTACAATATGGCCTGCAAGGGCCGCATCGCCGCCGGCTACGATGCCGACTTCACTGTCGTCGATCTCAAGCGCAGCGAGACCATCACCAACAAATGGGTCGCGTCCAAGGCCGGCTGGACCCCCTATGACGGCGTCCGCGTCACCGGCTGGCCCGTCGGCACCTTCGTCCGCGGCCGCCGCGTGATGTGGCAGGGCGAGCTCGTGACGGCCTCGCAAGGTGAGCCGGTGCGGTTTCTGGAGACGTTGAAGCAGTAGGGATTGCAGGTAAGCGGCACAAACTTCCCACACATCCGGGTGTCGCCCTGGCGAAAGCCAGGACCCATTATCCCGACTGCATTTTGTTGCGAAGATGGGTGGCTACACGTGTGCGCCACAATTTGAACTTGTGGCAATGGGTTCTGGCTTTCGCCAGGACGACGCTGAGGGAGGAATGAATGACCCAACCAACACCCCTCATCACCACCGAGCAACTCGCAGCCCAGCTCGGCGATCCCAACCTGCGCCTCTACGACTGCACGACCTACAACGAGCCGGTGCCGCCGGGCAGCGACGTGCCCTATCGCGCGGTGCCCGGCGACAAGACGTTCGAGGCGGGCCATGTTCCGGGCGCCGATTTTCTCGACCTGCAGGGCGAGTTCTCTGACGCCTCCGCGCAGCAATTCTTCATGATGGCTGATGTGGCCCAGCTGGAGGCCGCCTTCGGCCGCCACGGCCTCGATGCATCGAAGTCGGTCGTCCTCTACAGCATCGGCACCATGATGTGGTCGACGCGGGTCTGGTGGATGCTGCGCTCGCTCGGCGTCGACGCGCGGGTGCTCGACGGCGGCCTCGACAAATGGAAGGACGAGGGACGGCCGGTCGTAACAGGCGCCCCGAAGGGCTATCCGGCGACGACCTTCAAGGCCACACCGCGCGCTGGCTTCTTCGTCGACAAGAATGCAGTGAAGGCACGGCTCGGCGATTCCGCGACTGTTATCGTCAACGCGCTCGGTCCACAATTTCATCGCGGCCTCGAGCCGAGTCGCTACGGGCGGCCCGGCCGCATTCCCGGCAGCGTCAACGTATCAGCGGCAACGCTCGTCAATGCCGACAAGACTCTGACCTCGCTCGCCGATGCCGAAGCCAAATTCGCCGCGGCAGGCGTCACCCGCGACAAGAATGTGATCTGCTATTGTGGCGGCGGCATCTCGGCGACGATCGACCTGCTGTTGCTGACGCAGCTCGGCTACGACAAGCTGACGCTCTACGACGCCTCGATGGGCGAGTGGGCGAGGGATCCGGCGCTCCCGATCGAGACAGATTAGGACATTCCCTGGTCCTCCCCCAGGGGAGGGACAGAAAGTTGGGAACCTTTCCCTTGGGGCGGCATCCAATGTCCGGGAACGAAGCCAATCGAGCAGGTGACCGCCATGCCACGGACCGCAGCCGGCCTATCCGCCGGCGCAAAAACATCGGAAATACGGACCTTGGAAGCCGAACTGGTCGAGCGCGCGCGGGGCCGTGACGAGGCCGCGTTGCGCGAGATCATGCAGGCCAACAACCGCAGGCTCTATCGTCTGGCGCGCGGAATTCTGCGCAGCGACAGCGAAGCCGAGGATGTCGTTCAGGAAACCTATGTCCGCGCCTTCACCCATCTCGACGGCTTCCGCGGCGAGTCCGGGCTATCGACCTGGCTGTCGCGCATCGCCATCAACGAGGCGCTTGGCCGGGCGCGAAGCGCCAGGCCGCATGTCGAACTCGGCTCGGTGCCCGAAGCGATGCTCGAGGCGCAGATCATCAAATTTCCCGC
This genomic window contains:
- a CDS encoding methyl-accepting chemotaxis protein, with the translated sequence MSKLSIVFKLLAVLSVLVLSLAGVGVTAIGTMQNINSHTVEIAESWLPSVRALGSLRADINELRVALRLHLMQDSVEGKDAAEKRLASLRARIDQTRKVYEPLITSAEERSLYGQWSTAWAEYLNGVQDVMALSRKNVGRFPADANELLQTKVAKMAQAADPLLQKGIELNNRGAELETKQAADSYAMIFRVLVGIIVLSVVIAIGAAYYLVRDVSRGIASIIRPMQSLGEGDLSAEVPHRGEKTEIGSMADALQIFKEALIAKKAADEAAARDAEAKIERGRRVDAITSKFEAMIGEVVGTVSSASTELEASASTLTNTAQRGQELATVVAAASEEASTNVQAVASASEELSSSITEISRRVQDSARMAAEAVEQATRTNDRVNALSQAASRIGDVVELINTIAGQTNLLALNATIEAARAGEAGRGFAVVASEVKALAEQTAKATGEIGAQVAGIQAATQESVSAIQEIGGTIERLSEVAAAIAAAVEEQGAATQEISRNVQQASVGTQEVSSNITNVQRGAIETGEASTEVLSAAKSLATDSTRLKVEVAQFLESVRAA
- a CDS encoding DUF2339 domain-containing protein — translated: MSDGPFDVFALIIAVIAFIIAIKASSQASELRRRLSSLEETFHAQRPVQPPRIPADVWAEASATTSAAPPPLVPQAEPGAEAPPPLVPEDVSPPPLAANTEADAPPLPAPAPGFEERLGTRWVVWIGGLALALGGFFMVRYSIEAGLVGPGVRVFLGGVFALALLGAGEWSRRKESISNIAALPIANIPAILTAAGTAVAFATIYAAYALYGFLVPATAFVLLGLVALGTLAAALLHGPALAGLGVVGAFVTPILVSSGKPDYWALYIYLAIVTAASFGLARIRLWRWLAVTTIAFAVLWIFPGLDTGDLQVAPHAFHVIAGFVLAALLVVCGFMFGPTIQDGEIEPVSSGSLGAYLFGAMLIVLSSAHADLALIAFALLVGATLLVAWRAPATTGALGAAAATVFVVFAEWAVRANPDMLVLPGGPIAGIAPTAIDTAVTLHLVMAAIFAAGFGIAGFLAQGRSNSAIIPVVWSVAAVATPIAILVALYARIAHLDRSIPFAILAVLLAAAFGAATEALARRETRPGAMISTALFATGTLGALALALTFALEKGWLTISLALMSLGTAWISMQRPIPFLRWLAAIFAGLVTARIGYDPRIVGDAVGTTPIFNWLLWGYGLPAASFWAASLFLRRRADDAPLRMVESAAILFTALLAFMEIRHFATGGDVTSAPSLLECALQACVALAMAIGLERLRQRSRSIVHNVGAVVLTAIGGLVSVFGLLILENPLLWRTDVGGAVFNLLLLGYALPAVLMLLLSYAVAGERGKAYANTIAGGALLFALAYVTLEIRRFYHGPILSSGATTGAEQYTYSIGWLGFGVVLLGVGILVNSERARLASAVVIALTILKAFVIDMSTLTGVYRALSFMCLGIVLVAIGWLYQRILFRRQVAPPPAPQTSM
- a CDS encoding NAD regulator; this encodes MSEKLLTPIEIGLTAAIVAIEDHEPLILTARDSDGLAGLPFGPFDAPSHRTFEIGLRAWVEEQTGLRLGYVEQLYTFGDRGRHAEAGDTGAHMVSIGYLALTRAIGGELAATSASFAPWYRFLPWEDRREGPPAIIADDIIPALTEWAEEETPETTRALPRKDRVRFYFGLDGASWDEERVLDRYELLYEAGLVEEARRDGRPAALARKALSALGTFMRFDHRRILATAIARLRAKLKYRPVVFELLPAEFTLTELQYTVEAISGRHLHKQNFRRLVEMEALVEPTGVMSTQTGGRPAALYRFRRDVLQERPAPGLRVRSRR
- a CDS encoding protein-tyrosine phosphatase family protein, encoding MIHVCSLAALPETVRLTKASHVLTVMANVEQVARPVSVLPANHLKVSMDDITEEMDGFVAPSETHIEQVLNFVRGWDRDAPLVVHCYAGISRSTASAFAAVCALNPDRDETEIAKKIRAASPIASPNRRIVGLADRALGRNGRMLRALDEMGPGAMMVEGRPFVIELE
- a CDS encoding HD family hydrolase; the encoded protein is MSVKKTERGADTRAWQRMLSGRRLDLLDPSPLDIEIADVAHGLARVARWNGQTIGAHIFSVAQHTLLVETVMRHENPRVDLRVRLAALLHDAPEYVIGDMISPFKAVLDGHYKAVEKRLLGAIHIRFGLPPVLPEEITLAIKAADRGAAYLEATTLAGFSESEARRLFGKNPGLSDSVRRDYLTPWTAARAEKQFLERFGAVFA
- a CDS encoding DNA-3-methyladenine glycosylase I encodes the protein MSRAPRLHPDGKTRCPWPGEDPLYVAYHDTEWGVPEYDDRALYEKLILDGFQAGLSWITILRKRDNFRKAFDDFQPEKIARYNEKKVHALMNDAGIVRNKAKIDGAISSAKSYLGIMEKGPGFSRFLWDFMDGKPKVNHFKTTASVPASTPLSMQISKELSSRGFKFVGPTIVYAFMEATGMVNDHLVDCHCHASCGKTQRKQRLKAK
- a CDS encoding folate-binding protein gives rise to the protein MKSAFLPDRGVIKVAGEDARNFLNGLVTTDVDKLKPGLGRFGALLTPQGKIIVDFLITEAPAGHGGGFLIDCPKPLADGLATKLKFYKLRARVTVENLSEDLGVLAAWDGKPAAQLDLAFADPRNEDLGTRILIPEDLKQKLSDLIGAEMVDAAAYEAHRIALGVPRGGLDFTYSDAFPHETNMDRLSGVDFDKGCYVGQEVVSRMQHRGTARTRSVKVLLENSSPEPGVSVLAGDKPVGTMGSSAQGKGIALVRIDRVADALDAGQALTAGGLAVRLAEPGVVRIPTKQPIA
- a CDS encoding dihydroorotase, producing MTQRFDVILKGGTVVNQDGEGARDIGVVNGRIAEIGALSQASAAEVIDCKGLHILPGVMDTQVHFREPGLEQKEDLETGSRSAVMGGVTAVFEMPNTSPLTVTEATFTDKVKRAHHRMHCDFAFFIGGTRENVQDLPVLERAPGCAGVKVFIGSSTGALLVEDDESLRRIFQVIRRRAAFHAEDEYRLNERKPLRIEGDTRSHPVWRDETAALMATQRLVKLAHETGKRIHVLHISTKEEIEFLRDHKDVASCEATPHHLTLVAPECYERLGTLAQMNPPVRGADHRAGIWRGIEQGIIDVLGSDHAPHTLEEKQKTYPASPSGMTGVQTLVPLMLDHVNAGRLSLARFVDLTSTGPARLYNMACKGRIAAGYDADFTVVDLKRSETITNKWVASKAGWTPYDGVRVTGWPVGTFVRGRRVMWQGELVTASQGEPVRFLETLKQ
- a CDS encoding sulfurtransferase; this translates as MTQPTPLITTEQLAAQLGDPNLRLYDCTTYNEPVPPGSDVPYRAVPGDKTFEAGHVPGADFLDLQGEFSDASAQQFFMMADVAQLEAAFGRHGLDASKSVVLYSIGTMMWSTRVWWMLRSLGVDARVLDGGLDKWKDEGRPVVTGAPKGYPATTFKATPRAGFFVDKNAVKARLGDSATVIVNALGPQFHRGLEPSRYGRPGRIPGSVNVSAATLVNADKTLTSLADAEAKFAAAGVTRDKNVICYCGGGISATIDLLLLTQLGYDKLTLYDASMGEWARDPALPIETD
- a CDS encoding RNA polymerase sigma factor, with translation MPRTAAGLSAGAKTSEIRTLEAELVERARGRDEAALREIMQANNRRLYRLARGILRSDSEAEDVVQETYVRAFTHLDGFRGESGLSTWLSRIAINEALGRARSARPHVELGSVPEAMLEAQIIKFPASPAGDPERTMAQREIQRVVERAIDELPDVFRMVFVARVMEGMNIEETAELLGVKPETVKTRLHRARTMLRENVEKEIGPVVMDAFPFAGWRCERLTVSVLKRLGIGG